A single Nostoc sp. PCC 7107 DNA region contains:
- a CDS encoding iron-siderophore ABC transporter substrate-binding protein yields the protein MKIISHRFIILFLLGILIFTAIWAGSESFTYEATNSISPQQIAKCRVVRHVKGETCIPLNPQRIVTLDFNSFAALLALDTKPIATWITTEIEDDFRYFQEKANGVEILRSSSGRINLEKLVLLHPDLIIVISHPVFKEVYKYASQIAPTVVLPWIETRGNWKQHIQDAARILNRTETGIQLINHYHQRVHKLKQRISNHHREIRISFAYVAGGRLVITRQQSFAGGVLNDIGILNPIFVESGDNDLPISEELLPKIDSDILFVAPLRKDDNSVIKQLQQKPLWSKLKAVQQNQVYLVDFSVWRGLNILAAQEMLNDLDKYIVNIT from the coding sequence ATGAAAATAATTTCACATCGCTTTATTATCTTATTTCTATTAGGAATTTTGATATTTACTGCTATTTGGGCTGGTAGTGAAAGTTTTACTTATGAAGCTACTAACTCAATATCTCCACAACAAATTGCAAAATGTCGAGTCGTGCGACACGTCAAGGGAGAAACTTGTATTCCCCTCAACCCGCAAAGAATTGTTACCTTAGATTTTAATAGTTTTGCCGCACTTTTGGCTTTAGACACCAAACCCATCGCCACTTGGATTACAACTGAAATAGAAGATGACTTTCGTTACTTTCAAGAAAAGGCAAATGGAGTAGAAATTTTACGTAGTTCAAGCGGTCGAATTAATTTAGAAAAACTTGTATTACTTCATCCCGATTTAATTATTGTTATTTCCCATCCAGTCTTTAAAGAAGTCTATAAATATGCCTCACAAATTGCTCCAACAGTAGTTCTACCTTGGATCGAGACTAGAGGAAACTGGAAACAACATATTCAAGATGCTGCAAGAATTTTAAACAGAACAGAAACAGGCATTCAACTAATAAACCACTATCACCAACGTGTTCACAAATTAAAACAGAGAATTAGTAATCATCATCGGGAAATTCGCATATCATTTGCTTATGTTGCTGGGGGACGATTAGTTATCACTCGTCAACAATCTTTTGCAGGGGGAGTTTTAAATGACATTGGTATATTGAATCCTATATTTGTAGAATCTGGTGACAACGATTTACCTATTTCTGAAGAACTTCTACCCAAGATTGACAGCGATATCCTGTTTGTTGCACCGCTACGCAAAGATGATAATTCTGTGATCAAACAGCTTCAACAAAAGCCTTTATGGTCTAAACTCAAAGCTGTGCAGCAAAATCAAGTGTATCTAGTAGATTTTTCTGTTTGGCGTGGGCTGAATATTCTTGCGGCTCAAGAGATGCTCAATGACCTTGATAAATACATAGTTAACATTACTTAA
- a CDS encoding DUF1636 family protein produces the protein MPKYNLFVCKSCHRSSEERPEKPPFDGDILLDKLNNLCKEKFSFNELEIKPVECLWACNQGCVVAASHPDKPSYLFVNLTPEEGAASLLEFMQLYIKSRKGNVAWKQLPEVLQSAIFAQIPPR, from the coding sequence ATGCCAAAATATAATCTATTTGTATGTAAATCCTGTCATCGTTCATCTGAAGAACGACCAGAAAAGCCCCCTTTTGATGGGGATATTTTACTTGACAAACTAAATAATTTATGCAAAGAAAAATTCTCATTTAATGAACTTGAGATTAAACCAGTTGAATGTTTGTGGGCTTGTAATCAAGGCTGTGTTGTAGCTGCTTCTCACCCAGACAAACCCAGCTATCTTTTCGTCAATTTGACTCCAGAAGAAGGCGCAGCATCCTTGTTAGAATTTATGCAATTGTATATCAAAAGTCGTAAAGGTAACGTAGCTTGGAAACAATTACCTGAAGTGTTACAATCTGCTATTTTCGCGCAAATTCCGCCTAGGTAA
- a CDS encoding SDR family NAD(P)-dependent oxidoreductase: MSFIQDFKNANAMIIGASQGIGLGFVKKLLQNTKINKIYATYRQAQTAEELLALTSEYADKLTCIEMDITDELQIIEAVRNISTQINKLHFVINCVGLLHEGDFQPEKSLRQINPENLLRYFQINSIGAVLLAKHLLPLFRHKEPSVFASISAKVGSIGDNQLGGWYGYRASKAALNMLMRTVAIEYGRSCPQTLVVTLHPGTTDTRLSRPFQRSLPPDKLFSVERTVTQLLTVIEQLEAGDSGQFFSWDGSKLPW, encoded by the coding sequence ATGTCTTTTATTCAAGATTTTAAAAATGCCAATGCCATGATTATCGGAGCCAGCCAAGGCATTGGTTTAGGTTTTGTTAAAAAACTACTTCAAAATACAAAAATTAACAAAATCTACGCAACATATCGTCAAGCACAAACAGCAGAAGAATTATTAGCTTTAACATCTGAATATGCTGATAAATTAACTTGTATAGAAATGGATATTACTGATGAGTTACAAATTATTGAAGCTGTAAGAAATATCAGCACACAAATCAATAAACTACACTTCGTCATTAACTGCGTAGGACTGTTACATGAAGGTGATTTTCAACCCGAAAAAAGCTTAAGACAAATTAACCCAGAAAATTTGCTGCGCTATTTTCAAATTAACAGTATTGGTGCAGTATTACTAGCTAAACATTTATTACCTTTATTTCGTCATAAAGAACCCAGCGTGTTTGCCAGTATCTCTGCTAAAGTGGGCAGTATTGGCGACAACCAACTGGGAGGATGGTATGGTTATCGTGCTTCTAAAGCGGCGCTGAATATGTTGATGCGAACAGTCGCAATTGAGTATGGTAGAAGTTGTCCTCAGACTTTGGTTGTAACTTTACATCCTGGAACAACTGATACTCGTCTTTCTCGTCCATTTCAGCGCAGTTTACCACCAGACAAATTATTTTCAGTAGAACGTACTGTTACCCAATTATTAACTGTAATTGAACAACTGGAAGCAGGCGATAGTGGGCAATTTTTTTCCTGGGATGGAAGCAAATTACCTTGGTAA
- a CDS encoding NADH:flavin oxidoreductase/NADH oxidase, whose product MNTENVTNLSSLEQKGSEFTRSSGGESACLHDQEIPELDLFSPLKIRDLTLPNRVAMSPMCQYSAENGIANDWHFVHLGSRAVGGAGLIMVEATAVTSQGRITPGDLGLWDDTQIEPLARIVRFVQQQGAVAGIQLAHAGRKASCHVPWLGGTPLTPELGAWPTIAPSAIPFHDNSPVPKALDERGIEEVIIAFVQTAERSLQAGFQVIEIHAAHGYLLHSFLSPLSNQRTDIYGGSLENRMRLLLEVARRIREILPPGMPLFVRISATDWVEGGWDIEQSVILSRELKSLGVDLIDVSTGGLVPHAKIPVEKGYQVPFAAKIRQESQINTAAVGMITEAEYANQIITRGCADLVLIGRELLRDPYWSIHAQGHLDEVPNWPVPYGYAVKRQKRR is encoded by the coding sequence ATGAATACAGAGAATGTTACAAATTTATCATCCCTAGAGCAAAAGGGATCAGAATTCACTCGTTCTTCCGGAGGTGAATCAGCTTGTTTACATGACCAGGAAATACCTGAATTGGACTTATTTAGTCCTTTAAAAATCCGCGATTTAACTTTGCCAAATCGTGTGGCCATGTCACCTATGTGTCAATATTCCGCTGAGAATGGAATAGCAAATGATTGGCACTTTGTTCATTTGGGAAGCAGGGCTGTTGGCGGTGCTGGTTTAATCATGGTGGAAGCAACAGCAGTCACATCCCAAGGGCGCATTACACCCGGTGATCTCGGTCTTTGGGATGATACTCAGATTGAACCATTAGCCCGCATTGTACGTTTTGTTCAGCAACAGGGAGCAGTTGCGGGTATTCAACTGGCTCATGCGGGTAGAAAAGCAAGTTGTCATGTTCCCTGGTTGGGTGGTACACCTTTAACACCTGAATTAGGTGCTTGGCCTACAATTGCACCCAGCGCGATTCCATTTCATGACAATAGTCCTGTTCCCAAGGCTTTGGATGAGCGTGGTATTGAAGAAGTTATTATAGCGTTTGTTCAAACAGCAGAGCGATCGCTGCAAGCTGGTTTTCAAGTTATTGAAATTCATGCGGCTCATGGATACTTGTTGCATTCTTTTCTGTCACCACTCAGTAATCAGCGAACAGACATTTACGGAGGTTCTCTAGAAAATAGAATGCGTTTATTGCTGGAAGTAGCCAGACGGATACGCGAGATTTTACCACCAGGAATGCCACTTTTTGTTCGTATCTCTGCTACTGATTGGGTAGAAGGAGGTTGGGATATTGAACAATCAGTGATCTTATCTCGTGAATTAAAAAGTTTAGGTGTTGATTTAATTGATGTTTCTACAGGTGGCTTAGTACCTCACGCCAAAATTCCTGTCGAAAAGGGTTATCAAGTGCCTTTTGCTGCCAAAATCAGGCAAGAATCTCAAATCAATACCGCAGCTGTAGGGATGATAACTGAAGCTGAGTATGCCAATCAAATAATTACTCGTGGCTGCGCCGATTTGGTTCTGATTGGTCGAGAATTGCTGCGCGACCCATATTGGTCTATTCACGCTCAAGGTCATTTGGATGAAGTTCCCAACTGGCCTGTACCTTATGGTTATGCGGTAAAACGACAAAAACGTAGATAG